From the genome of Fusarium fujikuroi IMI 58289 draft genome, chromosome FFUJ_chr06:
TCACATTCAAACGACGATATCACAAATAGGAGAGCGAAAAACCATCCGAGAAGTACTAAATACGCATTAAACTCAGCAAATATGATTAATGACTCTGCTAAAATCGACGGCGATTATCTTGGCCAGAATGGCTATACCGCCGCACAGAACGAGTCAGGAGAGAACCGCCCCAAGTTTACCCTGAAAGACACTCCTGTCGAAAATCAAAGACCCATGAGGGTTGTGATCATCGGAGCTGGCTTCTCAGGTATCTATTCAACTATTCGGTAAGTCATCCATATACTCAAGATTTGGTACCTTTGAGTAAATGTTGAGAACTAACGACTCAAATAGAATGACGCAGAGACTGAGGAATATTGATCTTACGGTCTATGAGATGAATGAAGAAACGTCTGGAGTCTGGTAAAGCATTTAGCCTCCAAATCCTGGAAACCTTGATCTAATTTGACAACAGGTGGTTGAATCGCTaccctggcctggcctgTGATATCCCATGTAAGTCTCTGTATTTGGTGAATCTAGTATTTCAATAAAGACTGATGAAAGACAGCGTACTCTTACCAGTTCAGCTTCGCACCCAACCCCTATTGGTCCTCACTTTACGCCCCAGGCGCAGAAATCCGTGCATATATGCAAGATGTCGCCGAGAGATATGGTGCCAACCGCTTCATCAAGACTTCTCATCAAGTCACTTCAGCGACTTGGGACTCGGAGAACAAGGTTTGGTAAGTGATGCGAAAGAGAGGTGATTAGCCCCAAGAGGACTGACAAAAGACTGTAGGAGACTTATTGTAAAGAACGTCAAGACCGGAGAGACATTTGAAGATACTGCCAACATCCTCGTCTCTGCCAAAGGTGGTCTAAATCAGATAGCTTGGCCGGAGATCAAAGGGCTGAAGCAATTCGCGGGTAAGCTCATGCACTCTGGTGCTTGGGATGAGAGGTTAGTACATTTTAAGCTTGCGtcaaattaaaagaaaacTAACAATTGGGCAGTTGTGACTTGAGAAACAAACGCGTGGGAGTCATTGGCAATGGATCGAGCGCCATTCAAATCGTTCCAGCCATCCAGAAACTTCAGGGTATCTCGGTCACTTGTTTCGCTCGATCGCCGACCTGGATCATTCCTGCATTCGGCGACTCAGCTATGCAGAAATTAGGAATGGATCCTTCGGAGACCAAGTGTAAGTCCCTGGACAAGTCCGACATCTTGAGGATGATAAGCTAACATGGACAAGTTTCGCGCCGTCATCAAGAACAGCTCGCAAGGCAGCCAGAAAAGTTCTATAGGTGGCGAAAGACACTCGAAGATGAGGCTGCAACAATCTATCCTTTGACCTTGATGGGAACTGATATTCAGAATGGCGCTAGAGAGCTCTTCAGGAAGCAAATGGAAGAGAAACTACAAGGCAGAAAAGACCTCCAGCAGATTATCCCAAAGTTTGCCCCTGGTTGTCGCCGTTTGACTCCGGGCCCTGGATATCTCAATGCGCTCCAACAGGAAAACGTGACCTTCATCAGCCAAAAGATTGAGGAGATCACGGAACGAGGAATCAAAGTCGCCTCCGGGGAAGAGGTCCAACTCGATGTTTTGGTATGTGCAACTGGCTACGACGTCGAAGCGCCGCCTACATTCGAAATACTAGGCAGAAATGGAAAGACGCTCACCGAAAAGTGGAAACCTCACTTTGAGTCCTATATCTCACTCGCAGTGGACGGATTCCccaacttcttcctcatcggcgGTCCCAACTGCGGTCTCGGCTCAGGCAGCTTACTCAGCGTCTTCGAAGCACAGGGCGACTACATCGTCAAGGCGATCCGCAAGCTTCAGAAGGAAGATTACGCTACCATGGAGGCCAAGCCCGAGCGCGTGGCTGACTTCAGTCAGTACATAGACGAGTACTTCAAAGGCACCGTGTACACGGATGAGTGCTCATCGTGGTATCGCTCCGGTAGGCTTGGGTCACGTATTGTAGCGCTGTGGCCTGGGTCTTCTGTACAGTGCCTTGAGGTGCTGAGGTCGCCGCGCTGGGAGGACTATGAGTTTGAGAGTGCGGATCCTACGGGGAATTTGCTGCGGTGGATGGGGAATGGTTGGAGTCAGGTGTTGACTGAGGGCGATCCGTCCTGGTTTCTGGATCCTGATGTTGTGGATGCTCCAGACGAGGGGAAGCCTGAAGAGGGCGAGTTTTATCGAAGGCGTCCGTTCTCGTATTAAGATAGGTATCAGTGAAATATGGAATAAATTCTTACGTCGACAAGGCTACCCAGCCTGGTCGTCCCCGTCACTGGGAGACTTCCGATCTAATGCGCAATGACAAGTTCTCACGGGCatagtgaagaagagagagagatccTTTGGCCGTCCAACTTTTTTTGCATGGGCTCCATGGTTGAGGCTTAGTTGGtagtcatcatcaaaatgGTACAGTGTGAAGTGATTGAGTGAAGATTGAGAATTTTTATACATGATTGATAGAGATGTGCCTGTTATGTGAATCCTAATTGCGATTTAAACTGATAACGCATCATAATATTGGTTAGATGCAGCCTTTCAACACAAGTTTACGATATTGAGTGTCTTGGATGTCTCGATAGCTTGGCCGTTGATGTTTGGGTTTTACCCCAGATTAGTCTATACCTAAAATGAGAACATGGGGTAAATGGGTGGCTTTGGACCCACAGCTATTACCACGGCAGAGCCGAGCTGCTCTACCGAGGGAGTTATGGCGCTAGCCCtcgggagcaagaaaacaccagaccttgatataaggtgtcaaaataaacccaGTAAAGGGCATACTAAATCTACCCTAAACTATCTCaaattacctaagtctttttgtcattcaggatcaaggtcccAAGTTTTCTTTACTCCCTCAGGCTAGCTAGCAGAGGTACCATTCCGGGGATCCGAGGGGAAGCCTGTCTGTCGGTGGCTTCCTGCTAGTCAACTCTGGTCAGCATCCAATCTTATGTACTGCTGCTGGGTGAAGAATACCTCAGCTCGTTAAATCGTCGGAAATGTTTCCGTTGAATCCATTTCCCCGCAAAGTTGAGGATTACCCCAGGTGTCCTTGACTCCTTTAACTGGTATAATCATGACAAGCCAGGATTCTGCGGCAATGCCATTCGGTATTCTTTCCCTACGTATCCACCGAATGGCCCGTTTGCCTGTCTAAGGTACTATGGGGTAATCATCTGAATCTTAATTCCTTACCTTGGGAGTTACTCACTTCCATCTCAGACTCGACCAACCACGAAAATGGACTCTACAGTCTTGTCACCGCCGCTTACCACGCATCAGAAAACAAAGCGCACTCAGCGTCGCAAAAGATCAACTCGAGCTTGTCTGTCATGCAGGTTTAGAAAGGTCCGCTGCGATGTCTCCGTTCGCGGCCAGCCATGCACCAATTGCCACCTCGACTGCAAGAATTGTCTGGTAGTTGGACGCGCTTCCAGGCTGTAAGCAATCTCCCTCACTTCTTGATTACGCTGTGCTCATTTCATTCCTTTACTAACTCACCTCGACTCTAGAAATCAGCAGGTACCAAGGAACGAGTCAAACTGGTCGCCCGAGGATGATTATCAAGAGGACGACCGGCAGCTGTCGGAGCATCGGGAAGACGATGACGTTCATGAGAGCAGTAACTCCAATGGCGTCGAAGCTGCTCCCACAGCCACTGAGGCGCTCGATGAACACCCTGGGTTATCCTTTCACACGCCCAGTATCGACCCTGGGATGTTGACATTCAGTGACACTATCGACGACGCGGCCTTCTTTGAAAATCGCCTCGGAGACAGCGAGACAGAGACCGCAGAGTTCCactcgacatcatcaagatatGATGGCGGTCCGACCATCGCAGGTAAAAAGCTCATCCTCATTATTCACTTCACGGTATCTAACCAGATTCAAACAGAAACAAGCGCATCGGAACAAGAGTCCATATATAGTCATAAGATGACGGGCTCTAGGATTCTACCAGCTCAGTCGGCGTCACAGAGGACCAACACCAGTACCACGGTGCTCTTTATTCATTACCCGTATCTGAAAATTCACAACATGCACATGATTGCTCAACAAGATCTCAATTACATGGAGGCTCAGGGATGTTTACACATTCCAAGTCGGCCGATACTCGACAACTTTGTGGAGCAATACTTCAGACACCAGCATCCTCTCCTTCCACTCCTCAATGAAGGTGATTTCTGGGAAATGTACTCCCAGAGGGAGTCTACGGGTCCACAGCCCACCATATCACTGCTGGTGTTTCAGGCTATGCTCTTTGCCAGTTGTAACGTGAGTCTGCCCTTTATGCCACATCGTTTGATACGGTAGCATCGACTGATAATATCAAACTTTATAGTTTGTGTCTCTTCACATCATTAAGCAACTTGGTTACTCGAGTCTTAGAACTGCTCGAGCAGAATTCTACAGACGAACAAAGGTTGGTGTTCGAATAACCCAATGGTCCGCCGCCGAATTAACTAAAGACTTGCAGCTATTGTACGATCTAGGTTCGGAAACATCGTCCCTGCCTCTAGCTCAGGCAGCTCTTCTCATGATGGGCTGGGTACCACCTTCAAACACGACCTTAAACCCCTACAAGACTTGGCTGAGCTTGGCTATCCAGCACGCCAGAAGTATCAACGCGGACCGGTACACAGAAGTGCCAGAGCTAATAGAGATGACATCCACGCAACAACGGAAATACCAAAACTCTCTCCATCGCTTATGGTGGTGCTGTGTCATCATGGACCGTATCTCGCCGCTCTGCACGCGCTTTAGCCTCAATATTACACACGACCGATTTGATTTTAGGAATACGATCCCTCTGGGCGCCGAACACCTTCAGGACGACATATATCGTTCAAGTGTATTCACTCCAGCTACTAAACGGCGACAAATCAGCATTTTCTCAAAACTTCTTGAACTGATGATTCTTTTGACTGACGTACTGACCCTGACGTACCCGTTCGAGGATTCTGTCAAATCGAAGTCGCGATTTTCAGAGGGCGAAGACCTCGCCTTTGAGAAATGCGAGGCTGCCTTGAAGGCCTGGTATGTGAGGGTCTCGGCTCAGTTCCCTCCCTTCGAGAATGCGCACCAAGACTCGTGTGGAAGAGACAATGATCAGGAAAAGTCTATTGTGCTGCAGACGAATCTCATGTATATCTACTATCAGTGAGTTGCCCTATACCTTGGAGTTCAACCTGGACTAACCAAGGGCATAGCACTGCATCTATTGCACTCTGTCATTCCAAGATACTGCGGCAGTCTCTCACATCCGAATCCAATAGTGAAGATATGACAAGACCAGGGCGGAGTTTAAAGCTCCAGCAAAGCTCATTTGAGGTGCAAGATGCTGCTCAGAAGATTACAGCATGCTATGAAGAGCTAACCCGACGTCGCTTGGCCCGCTGGCTTCCGGTATCAGCGTAAGTACAACAAGCCGAACATGGCACTATAACTTGCTCCTTAATTCTGGAGCTAATGTTCTATTACAGCCTTGCTTGTCTAGCTACACCATTGACGCTTCATACCATTACCGCGCGATTGTCATCGCTTAGTAACCAACTATCATGCAACGAATCGGTGGAAGCCGGGTCAGCTCCAGCATCAAATCACGATCGACTGAAAGCACTGGTCGAGACAATGAACGTTTTCTTTCCCCAGTACTATGGTGTAGAGTGGGTGAGGCAAACAGTTCGACACGTCGCCAATTTAGCCCAGATTGACAGCCAGTGTCTATTCAAGGCCAGTGGCAATTCTTTGACAGATTGGAGTCAGATTCTGAGGAGCCAGCCGAATATGTATCTGAGAATGATCTGGACAGTCGATGTTTGCATCAGCAAAGGTAGGCATCCGGAAGAATTTGACTTTCCAGCGTGGCTGCGCtgcttgttgaagaggagCAAAGGATCAAGGATCAGACCGAATCGACAGTCATATACGACTGAACAAGCGACTGACCAGGCAGGCCTCGTCGACGACGAACTACTAGCCTTTATTACTGATCCCAAGCTGTCTGCTGCCGAGGAGGATATCTTTGGGGAACAATTGCTGGAAATGTTTAACCCGCAGAAGCCTTATGATCAACAGAGTCGGAACGGACTTGTTGATTGTGGAACATCTCAAGGGGCAGTGGGTGGGATGGATTGGGACCTGGTCGAAGCAATGCATGATGTAACAGAGAACATGCTGGATCGGCTGGGGCCAGACTTCAGGGCTTGAGATTATCTTGCGGCAATATAATCGAATTTCAAATGCTTAAACTATTTCATGGTGCCATCTAAATTCTCTCcgctgatttaagctctcagcaacaagtctcaactgcaaataacacatctagCCCTAGTACTATCATGGATATGACTGCTCTGAATAGAGTTTACCCGACAAAGCAAAGACCTTCATGGCAAATTATGAAATTATTTCTCAATATCTATAAGCAAAAGTACAGTCTATAAAACATTCCAGTCATAGTAAGAACCACTACTGGACCCACCCCTCCTTTTTCATAGTCTCTCTCGTCCATtcatccaacttcttcaccaACTCCTCATCTTTCGCCGCGCCATTCTGCCACCAAGGCTCAAACAACCGATGATAGATCTCCATATACTCTCCACTCTGCTCGGGTTTCATGTCTGGACTCGCCGCGCAGAAAAGACTGTTCCAAGACCCCCTATCAGCAGTCCACATCAGTTTCATACACCTCAACAATGACACCATTCGCAAGCTCATAGTCTGGGCTGAATCAATACTAGATGAGAGATTTGTCTCGACGAGGCCGGGATGCACTGATGTTACCCAGATCTCTCCTTCTTTGTTACTTGAGCCGGGACCGTACTTGTTGTGGAGGGCTCTTGTGTGGAGAATGTTGGCGAGTTTGCTTTGGCCGTAACGCTCCCATATACTCGCCTCTTTGAGGGATGTATCTTCAAAGTTGATACCTCCCTTGGGGGCCATTAGATGGCCGGATGAAGAGAGGTTGACGATGCGCACAGTTCCAGGGGGTGATGACTTTGATGTTTTCAGCATCAATGGAATGAGGTGTTCGGTGAAAACCCAGTGCGAAAGATAATTGGTCTCCCACTGGCCCTCATGTCCATCTTTGGTAATCTCAAATGGTGAAGCCATGATACCAGCATTGTTGATAAGGCCATGGAGGGATGTTTCCAAGGAAAGGAAGTGCTTAGCGGCAGCGACAACACTTCCAAGATCCATCAGGTCGATTTGCAGTAGATCAATTTTGGCTGAAGGATAATCATTTTGGATCTCGGCAATAGCCTTTTCCCCCTTATCGAGAGATCTTGAACACATATAGACTTGGGCGCCATGTCTTGCCAAATGGGAAACGGTGTAGAGTCCCCTGTAAGAAAGGTCAGCGATCTAGAACTGTTGGGAGGATTGAAGGTAGACTCACATTCCAGAATTACCACCTGTGACAATGTACACCCTTCCGGTGAGATCTGGGAGGCTGTCGGGGTGAAAAGTCATTGTGACGGCTGTCTTGCGAAATCGaattaagtattaagtaAACTGAGAGAGCAGTGTTGATAAGCTGTAGTAGTTTTGAAATGATATGCATAGAGACTTTGGGAATCCATGGTAGAGCTGTCCTCTTATAGTTCTTCCCGATGAAGTCCGCAACGAAAGTCCGACGGTTAACTCCATGGCTAATTCCATCGTGCCTTTTGCGTATCAAGTGTTGTGAGCAGGCTGCATACAGTAAAGACAAGAAGTGCCTGGCCTGGCCAATCATGAGCTACTCCATCAGGACACTAATGCAAACCCAGAAACGGACGAGTGAGCAGGTTGCATGACGCTAGACTGTTTCGACCTAGACTATGTGAAACCAACCAATCATCTTATCACATTGACTCTCCCCTTGCTAGTCTGCGCCTCAATATCCAACGTCTTTACCCGACAGACACGACAATGTGAGCAGCCTGCATTTcccttcagcatcaacactccgcagcttcatcatgtcgATTCATCAGCAAGGACCATGCTTCCAGCTCACTTCCATGCCGCAATTGGCTGAGGTATGAGCCTACAAGGTGGTTCGGCGCAACTCACTCACCGGGTGCAGGCACTAAGCATAGAAGATGACTGGACCGGGACAACGGATGctgcagcaagaagaagggcgcAGACGAGGCTGAACATGAGAGCATACCGTACGCCATCAATCatacttcttgagcttcgagCTAATTGTGGGGCAGGAAAGCGAAAGGCCCAGGaaaagaaggccaaggcatCAAAGCCTCTGGCCGAGACAATCAAATCTGAACCAGTTGTCGAATGCTGGGATATCAACCAAGAATCGATGTCCGTCGTCCCAGCATCTCATGCCAAGAGTATATACAACGCCAGACAGCCCCTGCTTGCGTACAGAACCAAGAAGAATCAGTCAAATCTCGCCTTCCCTCTAAGTTCAGATCACCTTATCACACTTCTCCAATACAACGCCCTCCGAGCCTTGGCTGTCAACAGGACTTTCATTTCCGGCATGCTAACCACACCTCTTGACTGCGGCGATGAAGACATTATCCACGTAGTCCCATACCCAGCAAACCCAGATTCACTCCCTTCAGCACTTCTCCCCACAGTTCTCCAGCAAACAGTCATGCACTGTGACTGGATTGATATGTTTCCCTCCCCAGAGGCACGAGACTGTCTGATTCGAGCTTATGGTActtttgatgaggatgatttgTGGGTTGATTGTATTGGTGGTTTGTATGAGGGTTTtccagatgatgagatggaaagacGTGGTTTGATTGCTTGGTCACCGCCGTGGGATGTATCAGGATGGGAAATGTCAGAAGGGTTTGTGAAGAAATGGGGTTGGTTGTTCAAAGACTTGTCTGGGCCCTTGGAGGCGACGAATCGTTGGAGGGTTGAGAGAGGTGAGGAGCCTCTTGACCAGAAAGATTATCCACCAAGTCCTCCTGTGTCTGGTTTTGTTGTAGCCGAAGTTTAGCGTCAACATGGATCTTACAATCGAACTAGTCTAAGTTATATAGGGAACGTCAAGACTTGTATCCTAAACAAATGAGAAGTTTATATCGAACAAATACAATATAAAATCAATATGCCCTAGAATAAATACTTTTAGCAGCTGGATTTAAAATTAGACGGCTTCTTGTTCGCTTGAGCCACGGGATTCACCTCGTCTCCCCGCAAATATAACAAGCTTGGACAGTGACATGGTCAGGCAATTCCGACAATGCCCTTAATGTCCTCATTCAGACTTCGGATCCAGAACTTGAAAATATATCCTTCTCGATCCAGCACGTCATCTCCCAGGGATTTGCCCAAAGATACCGCAGTTCACGTTGACTAATCACACCACCCCCGGCATCTATCcgctcttttctctcctttAGAGCAGGAGCCCAGTCTTTCCGCAGTTGACGCAACTCATCAAGAGCAatcttttgtttctgctgcAGGATCTCTTCCTGTCCTTCGTCGATCAAATGCACCGGAGTTATCATTTTTGGCGCCCTCCACTCGCCAACAGAGTGCTTTTGGCTCTTCCGGCAGATAGCAAGTTCCAACAGCAGATATGCACTCCGATTGCCGAAAGTACCCCAGTCTGTAATATTGGGCGCAGGACCATATCCCAACGGATTTATAATTCTCGGTCCGTCGTATGCTTTCCTA
Proteins encoded in this window:
- a CDS encoding monooxygenase-like protein, whose amino-acid sequence is MINDSAKIDGDYLGQNGYTAAQNESGENRPKFTLKDTPVENQRPMRVVIIGAGFSGIYSTIRMTQRLRNIDLTVYEMNEETSGVWWLNRYPGLACDIPSYSYQFSFAPNPYWSSLYAPGAEIRAYMQDVAERYGANRFIKTSHQVTSATWDSENKVWRLIVKNVKTGETFEDTANILVSAKGGLNQIAWPEIKGLKQFAGKLMHSGAWDESCDLRNKRVGVIGNGSSAIQIVPAIQKLQGISVTCFARSPTWIIPAFGDSAMQKLGMDPSETKFSRRHQEQLARQPEKFYRWRKTLEDEAATIYPLTLMGTDIQNGARELFRKQMEEKLQGRKDLQQIIPKFAPGCRRLTPGPGYLNALQQENVTFISQKIEEITERGIKVASGEEVQLDVLVCATGYDVEAPPTFEILGRNGKTLTEKWKPHFESYISLAVDGFPNFFLIGGPNCGLGSGSLLSVFEAQGDYIVKAIRKLQKEDYATMEAKPERVADFSQYIDEYFKGTVYTDECSSWYRSGRLGSRIVALWPGSSVQCLEVLRSPRWEDYEFESADPTGNLLRWMGNGWSQVLTEGDPSWFLDPDVVDAPDEGKPEEGEFYRRRPFSY
- a CDS encoding related to cutinase transcription factor 1 beta gives rise to the protein MDSTVLSPPLTTHQKTKRTQRRKRSTRACLSCRFRKVRCDVSVRGQPCTNCHLDCKNCLVVGRASRLNQQVPRNESNWSPEDDYQEDDRQLSEHREDDDVHESSNSNGVEAAPTATEALDEHPGLSFHTPSIDPGMLTFSDTIDDAAFFENRLGDSETETAEFHSTSSRYDGGPTIAGKKLILIIHFTVSNQIQTETSASEQESIYSHKMTGSRILPAQSASQRTNTSTTVLFIHYPYLKIHNMHMIAQQDLNYMEAQGCLHIPSRPILDNFVEQYFRHQHPLLPLLNEGDFWEMYSQRESTGPQPTISLLVFQAMLFASCNFVSLHIIKQLGYSSLRTARAEFYRRTKVGVRITQWSAAELTKDLQLLYDLGSETSSLPLAQAALLMMGWVPPSNTTLNPYKTWLSLAIQHARSINADRYTEVPELIEMTSTQQRKYQNSLHRLWWCCVIMDRISPLCTRFSLNITHDRFDFRNTIPLGAEHLQDDIYRSSVFTPATKRRQISIFSKLLELMILLTDVLTLTYPFEDSVKSKSRFSEGEDLAFEKCEAALKAWYVRVSAQFPPFENAHQDSCGRDNDQEKSIVLQTNLMYIYYHTASIALCHSKILRQSLTSESNSEDMTRPGRSLKLQQSSFEVQDAAQKITACYEELTRRRLARWLPVSALACLATPLTLHTITARLSSLSNQLSCNESVEAGSAPASNHDRLKALVETMNVFFPQYYGVEWVRQTVRHVANLAQIDSQCLFKASGNSLTDWSQILRSQPNMYLRMIWTVDVCISKGRHPEEFDFPAWLRCLLKRSKGSRIRPNRQSYTTEQATDQAGLVDDELLAFITDPKLSAAEEDIFGEQLLEMFNPQKPYDQQSRNGLVDCGTSQGAVGGMDWDLVEAMHDVTENMLDRLGPDFRA
- a CDS encoding related to reductases is translated as MTFHPDSLPDLTGRVYIVTGGNSGMGLYTVSHLARHGAQVYMCSRSLDKGEKAIAEIQNDYPSAKIDLLQIDLMDLGSVVAAAKHFLSLETSLHGLINNAGIMASPFEITKDGHEGQWETNYLSHWVFTEHLIPLMLKTSKSSPPGTVRIVNLSSSGHLMAPKGGINFEDTSLKEASIWERYGQSKLANILHTRALHNKYGPGSSNKEGEIWVTSVHPGLVETNLSSSIDSAQTMSLRMVSLLRCMKLMWTADRGSWNSLFCAASPDMKPEQSGEYMEIYHRLFEPWWQNGAAKDEELVKKLDEWTRETMKKEGWVQ